GTAGAAATTGATGATGAGTGCATTCTAGAAAACGCAGTTATTGGTAATTTTACTAAAATAGGCAAGAAGTGCAAACTCACGAATTCGTATGTTGAGGGCTCTTACATTGTCAATTCTCGGACCGTCTTGAAAGGCGAAACGTTGACTCACATTTTTATAGAGGAAAGTGAAGACACTTCTGATTCATTAGAATCatcagaggaagaagacaCCAGTGAATACAGTGATGACTACGAcgatgaatttgaagatgacggATTATTTGAACGCTAAAAAACAAAAGTGCCCAAAATATAGGGAGTATCGAATTGAGCGGGCCCTGTCTTGTCCGTTATTTGATGTTGTGAATATCATGAGTTTAGTATTTACAAGAGAGTTTTATACACGTAGTTTTTTATCGTTTTCCTTCTCGAACAGCCAGTCCCATCTGCCTTTCTTGTGAAGAATCGCTAATATCAAGACAGCCGGAAGGTGTAAGACACTTACCCAAAACGTCTTCCTTGCGTAAACATTAGCAAGTGCGATTCCTTTATTAAATTTGACCCTATCCTTAAGAACTTTGGCAGAGTAGTTGATCCTTTGTTGCCACCAAAATTTGCAAGCCCAAAACGACAACCATGCGTTGACGACAGCTGAGTCCAGCTGATAATACCAATCAGTCACATCAAAATAAGAGAGGCCGAAACATAATGGAAACATTAGAAGAGAGTACCTGAAAGCAACCCTTGCATTTAATTTAGGGTTTTTCCAGCATGTCATTACGTATCCTGCGTCTTTGTACTCACTCCTGATGTTGTGGCTCAAAGTATTGAAGTGTGGGAACTGCCATGCGTATAAAAAGCCAGCCAGACACCAGCCACCTGGGTGACTGAGGGGACTGGCAGCGCACCATCCCATAAGAGGGGGAATCGCACCAACAAGAGCGCCAACCCATGTGTTGATAATGTGTTTTCTTTTTAGGGAAGTGTAGATCCACGCATATAGCGCAATATTTGTTGCCCCCAGTACTGCAACAGTTGTGTTCACCCCACAGTATAAGATTGAGACACCCAACGTTCctgcaacagcagcaaacTTGTACGCTTGGCCCGGAGTTAACAACCCGCGAACCACGGGCCGTGCCTGCGTGCGAACCATGCGTCGATCAAAATCTGGTTCCCTTCCCATATTTATGGCATTGgcggaagaagaacacaACGCAGTACCAGCGGTCAGCGACAGAAGTTCCAGTACCGTAGCAGGAAACGGGCTTAACGCGTAAGAACATATGCAGCTGAGCATTACCAAAACTGTCAGCCTGGGCTTAGATAATTGGATGTATGTTTTGATTAGCTTTTCCGTGGCTATCTTGTTTCCGACTTTCGTGTGCGCACGAAGCCTCTTTCTTTCTTCAGGGTCAACGCTTTTGACATTAAAAGGTGCGTGGGCCGGGGCAGATGTGTCGTCTGTACAGCTGAGTGCCTTACGGGCTGAGTCGGCAATTGTGACACCTGAatctttgactttgtcaGCAGATATATTAGGTGAAAATTCAATAGGCGAGGTGTTCAGTGGGACCGAGGTTCTCTTCCGCCTGTTATCGGTGCTGTAGTGTCGGTAATACAGGCTGAACCGCCTCACGCCGCTAGTACTCAAATAACTGCTTGAAACTGATCGCgcaaaaacagtttttAGCAGCAGCACATTCGCCACGTTTACGGGTGTCATCAGCAAGCTGCCAGAACGTAGATCGGCCACTTGTTGCTGCTCGATGGGTTTCGATGTCTTGTCCgtgaaatttttgagactTCTCAATATAAGCCCGCCGCGGCAGGGGTCTAAGAAGTTAGCACGTGAATGGCAGACTAGACTTTTAGACTAGTCGCTATGAACTATACTATTTGCCTATATCGCTAAGGTGCTGATGCTATGTCGTCAGCAGTAGTTTTCTCGTCTTTGCCATCGACTTCGGGCTTTTCGCTTTCAGTATCTGGCTTATTCTTGAGCTGTGTTTTCGCATTTTGGATCTTGTTCTCGATCAGGTTGTCGAAGGCAATGATAGCTCTGACGAGATTGCTTACATAAATCACCATGAGCTCGTCGTTCGTCTTGACGGCAAGGGCTTTTTGGAGAGTGCTGGATGCGTTGGTGAGCATCTGGGGATCCAGTTCAGCcatttcgtcttcgtccGGTACCCCGAGGTTTGGCAACAAGTTAAACACGTCCTGGAGCTTGCCTAGAATAACGTGGTTGACGGGGAGCTGTCCTTCACTGACCTTAGTGAGGTAGCTTGCAATGCCGCTGAGCTTTGTTTGAAGGCCCTGCAGCGACTTCAGCTGGTTGGTCAGTTTGATAGAGAGGCCTCCGGCGGCCTGGTCGCGCACGTCCCGCAACAGGTGCTCAACACCAATCTCTTCTGCCTCTTCCGCCTCGATGGACGAGGGCAAGTGCAGAAACGTCTTTTCTGTGGAAGTGCCGTCGTCCTTTACCTGCTCCACAGCCATGTATGCGGTCGTGGGAAGCCCCACGCTCTCCTGTTTCACATCCACAATCAGTAACAGCGggttgctgctggtgtATTTCTTGAACACGTCGTTTATTTTGAGATCCGCAGACTTTAGCTTAGGTCCACTGTGGTACCAACCCACCAGTTTCTCTTTGGCGTTGATCTTCTTGCACATTTCGTTCATGCTCTCTATGTAGTTGTGGTCCAAGAACCACACATCAGGGTTcttttcgtcttcctcgAATGGCAGGGCAAACGAGTTCGTCACCCTCACCgtggaagagctgctgTCACCCAGAATAACACCAACACATCTTTTGCCTTGAGGCGTATTTATACGGCGGTAATGGTCCAAAACCGATAGTAGGACTAACGGCGCGACTGTGACACTGTCGTGATTGAGAGACATGATTCCACTGGCCCTGTTGTGTGCTTGAGATCCTCCTGGGCTATTGTACTCGAATGTCCCGAGTTTGATGGTTAGTTTGCCACCTTTAATCTGGGAACCTTTCATTGACATTTAGGATTCGTATATCATGATGTTTGCTCATTCAGAGGAACTGGGAATCTTCTGCGTATCGTGACACTATACACCTTTCGGAGGTATATTATGTGGCTGATGTGTTCAACTAGACACTGCCGTCTAGTCTTCAATCCTTGAAACTACGCgacttttttgttttcgaagtgATTAATGCTGACATTTAAGTTCTCGAACTGAAAAActtcgatgagcttgatcCAGTTAGCGTGAAAGAATCTGTGTATCTTACAATCGAGACTGTTTATCGCAAGCTATGCCATTTGGACAAATTGTAATTGGACCTCCAGGGTCAGGAAAATCGACTTACTGTCACGGCTGCCTCCAGTTCTTCAACGCTATTGGACGGCATGCTCAGGTGGTGAATATGGATCCTGCGAATGATATGCTTCCGTACCCCTGTGCAGTGGACATTCGAGACTTCATTACGCTAGAGGAAATCATGGCTGAGCAGCAGCTAGGGCCAAATGGCGGGCTAATGTACGCTCTCGAGTCAGTGGATAAGTCGGTAGACCTATTTGTGCTACAGGTTAAGTCGCTTGTGCAGGACGAGCGGGCGTACGTAATTTTCGACTGCCCCGGGCAGGTAGAGCTTTTTACCCACCACTCTGCACTGTTTAGGATTTTCAAGCGGCTAGAGAAGGAGCTGGACCTGCGCTTGTGCGTGGTCAACTTAATCGACTGCATATACGTGACATCGCCCTCGCAATACGTGTCGATTCTGTTGCTGGCGCTGAGGTCGATGCTAATGATGGATTTGCCACATATCAACGTGCTGTCCAAGATCGATATGCTTAAGTCGTATGGTCCACTGCCCATGCGTCTCGACTATTACACTGAGGCTCAGGAGCTAGAGTACCTGCAGCCCTTTGTAGAACAGGAAAGTTCTAGCGTTCTCGGCAAAAAATACAGCCGTCTTACAGAAACTATCGGCGAAATGGTGTCGGACTTCAACCTTGTGTCCTTCGAGGTGCTCTGTGTGGATGACAAGCAGAGCATGATTTCGTTGCAGAGCGTTGTGGACAAGGCTAACGGTTATATCTTTGGCGCCTCGGAAGTTGGAGGAGATACTGTATGGGCTGAATCAACCAGACAGGGTGCATCAATGGTCACCTACGATGCTCAAGAACGTTGGATCGACAACAAAGAGGCCTACGATAAACAGGAGCGCGAGGCTCGCGAACAACTCCTCCGGGAGCAGAAAttacaagaaaaggagGTTGATGTCGATGCAGACGGTGAATGGGAAcaggctttgaaagattgGGAAGAGCAGCGTGGACTGAACTACGTCAAGTAAGGACGCAGACTCTCCCACTTTCCCACTGCATCACGTGCACTTAAATCTAGTCACGTGTGGGACCCAAAGTGAGCCAGCCATTTTATTTTAAACAGCGTCAGAGCCCAGCAAACAGCTCAAAGCTAAGTCACGCATGATTCGAGGGGCTTGCTTCGTTGCCTGTGCTGCTGGTGATTGTTTCATTAGCGCCAACAACCAGAGCCTAAATTGGTAACAAAGCAAGCAGGTCCCTGTTGCGATGGAGAGCTGCGAGAGAAAGTAGTATAAGAGAGTTGCGGTGAGGAATGTGCAGGAACCATGTCAGCCAATTCTTCGTGGGGTCTAGAAAACATTTGTATGAAACTGAGGTCTAACCCTCAAAATGCCGAGGAAATTCTTGGGCCAAAGACTGAGCGCCGGCACTGACTTTGTGAGGCCTGCGTCTCTGAACTTGACAGAACTCGATCTTGATGAGATCCCAGACGTACCGCAGGGGACTTCGCTCGACAACCGTGAACTCGGTAGCTATCCAGCTGAGGATGTGAGATGCCGACGGCTCTCTCGTCCTTTTGGAGGAACCCTGAGACTCAAAAAAAGGCTCAGTTCCGTGCCAGAGCTGCTACTTCGCGATCTTGGAAGACTAGAGCAGAAAACAGGCGTCAAGCTAGCTCAGAACTCAAACACAACATCAGAAAGACCAGCTAGGAGGAGCGCTCCTCCATGTTCGGCACCACGGTGGACAAAAGACCAACGCGGCAAGAATCTAGTTACGGCTGCCAAGAGGAGACCAACATCATCGACTTCAAATCACCAGTCATACGTGCCGTCGCCTCTTGCCGGCCCACCATCTATGGGGCGAGGTCAGACACTCGAGACGTTTCCAGTAACTGCAGTGCAGATTCAGTTCACACCAGAACGACCTTCGCATAATCGCCAAAAATCAGATGGAGAGCTTTTGTTCGAGGAAATTATAAAAGCATATGCCAATGCGCCCGAAAGAGAGGGCCCGGAGCCCTTGGCGCTCAAGGCAGAGATGCAGAGCTCTTTAGGGAAGCATTTTGTACATGACAGCGCTTCAAGGACCTTCGGACAGGTTAAAAAGCAGCCCTTGGGGTTCTTTGGCACAGTGgtgaaggaagaagagctgagCGGTATCGAGGGGCCAAAGCATACACGAAGGCTCAGTCCGCCATCCCTGCCAGTTGCGCTTGACGCAACCCTTCCTGGCGTCGAATACTCCGGCTCGAGCTCCTCCGATCCCTCAAGCTCGGGCGAAGAGTTCTCAGATCTTGGCAGCATAttagaaagcttgaaggcTAGCCCGCGAGGAGCTCGCTCgagcgacgaagaagaaaactacTTTTCAGCTGACGATCTCCTGTCGAGCCCAACGAAGGTCAACCTTCCCACTGCGCGTAGCGCCAGATGCTCGCTTCGGCAAGTCCGCACTAGTCAGGTCACTCCGGTAGTGCtcgattttgatgagcttgtttcGGCCTCAGAAGACGAAGGTGAAGGTAGCGACGCTATCTCTCAATTAcaagaagagctcgatGACCTGGGGATCATGGACACTTCCAGTAGCATTTATGATTCATGAGTCTGCTGAACGCTGCTGAACACAGGCGCGAGAAAGGTTATCCTTGAACTATCATCCTCTTGGTAGCCCTTGTCTTAGTGAAAGGGCCCACTCGACCACATACTACAGTTATCGAACTGGTCACATGATACTCTATTGCATTGTAAACGCACGTATACTCATATAGAACAGGAAAGGCGCATTAAAGGTGAAAGGACACGCACTCAACGAATCtgttgaaagaacaagaattGTTCATCACTAAGCTCGCGCCATGGCTCC
This is a stretch of genomic DNA from Lachancea thermotolerans CBS 6340 chromosome D complete sequence. It encodes these proteins:
- the COX10 gene encoding protoheme IX farnesyltransferase (similar to uniprot|P21592 Saccharomyces cerevisiae YPL172C COX10 Heme A:farnesyltransferase catalyzes the first step in the conversion of protoheme to the heme A prosthetic group required for cytochrome c oxidase activity human ortholog is associated with mitochondrial disorders), encoding MTPVNVANVLLLKTVFARSVSSSYLSTSGVRRFSLYYRHYSTDNRRKRTSVPLNTSPIEFSPNISADKVKDSGVTIADSARKALSCTDDTSAPAHAPFNVKSVDPEERKRLRAHTKVGNKIATEKLIKTYIQLSKPRLTVLVMLSCICSYALSPFPATVLELLSLTAGTALCSSSANAINMGREPDFDRRMVRTQARPVVRGLLTPGQAYKFAAVAGTLGVSILYCGVNTTVAVLGATNIALYAWIYTSLKRKHIINTWVGALVGAIPPLMGWCAASPLSHPGGWCLAGFLYAWQFPHFNTLSHNIRSEYKDAGYVMTCWKNPKLNARVAFRYSLLMFPLCFGLSYFDVTDWYYQLDSAVVNAWLSFWACKFWWQQRINYSAKVLKDRVKFNKGIALANVYARKTFWVSVLHLPAVLILAILHKKGRWDWLFEKENDKKLRV
- the RPN8 gene encoding proteasome regulatory particle lid subunit RPN8 (highly similar to uniprot|Q6Q5I7 Saccharomyces cerevisiae YOR261C), with the protein product MSMKGSQIKGGKLTIKLGTFEYNSPGGSQAHNRASGIMSLNHDSVTVAPLVLLSVLDHYRRINTPQGKRCVGVILGDSSSSTVRVTNSFALPFEEDEKNPDVWFLDHNYIESMNEMCKKINAKEKLVGWYHSGPKLKSADLKINDVFKKYTSSNPLLLIVDVKQESVGLPTTAYMAVEQVKDDGTSTEKTFLHLPSSIEAEEAEEIGVEHLLRDVRDQAAGGLSIKLTNQLKSLQGLQTKLSGIASYLTKVSEGQLPVNHVILGKLQDVFNLLPNLGVPDEDEMAELDPQMLTNASSTLQKALAVKTNDELMVIYVSNLVRAIIAFDNLIENKIQNAKTQLKNKPDTESEKPEVDGKDEKTTADDIASAP
- the GPN2 gene encoding GTPase GPN2 (highly similar to uniprot|Q08726 Saccharomyces cerevisiae YOR262W Protein required for cell viability), with the translated sequence MPFGQIVIGPPGSGKSTYCHGCLQFFNAIGRHAQVVNMDPANDMLPYPCAVDIRDFITLEEIMAEQQLGPNGGLMYALESVDKSVDLFVLQVKSLVQDERAYVIFDCPGQVELFTHHSALFRIFKRLEKELDLRLCVVNLIDCIYVTSPSQYVSILLLALRSMLMMDLPHINVLSKIDMLKSYGPLPMRLDYYTEAQELEYLQPFVEQESSSVLGKKYSRLTETIGEMVSDFNLVSFEVLCVDDKQSMISLQSVVDKANGYIFGASEVGGDTVWAESTRQGASMVTYDAQERWIDNKEAYDKQEREAREQLLREQKLQEKEVDVDADGEWEQALKDWEEQRGLNYVK
- the DSE3 gene encoding Dse3p (weakly similar to uniprot|Q08729 Saccharomyces cerevisiae YOR264W DSE3 Daughter cell-specific protein may help establish daughter fate), with translation MPRKFLGQRLSAGTDFVRPASLNLTELDLDEIPDVPQGTSLDNRELGSYPAEDVRCRRLSRPFGGTLRLKKRLSSVPELLLRDLGRLEQKTGVKLAQNSNTTSERPARRSAPPCSAPRWTKDQRGKNLVTAAKRRPTSSTSNHQSYVPSPLAGPPSMGRGQTLETFPVTAVQIQFTPERPSHNRQKSDGELLFEEIIKAYANAPEREGPEPLALKAEMQSSLGKHFVHDSASRTFGQVKKQPLGFFGTVVKEEELSGIEGPKHTRRLSPPSLPVALDATLPGVEYSGSSSSDPSSSGEEFSDLGSILESLKASPRGARSSDEEENYFSADDLLSSPTKVNLPTARSARCSLRQVRTSQVTPVVLDFDELVSASEDEGEGSDAISQLQEELDDLGIMDTSSSIYDS